One window from the genome of Hippoglossus hippoglossus isolate fHipHip1 chromosome 6, fHipHip1.pri, whole genome shotgun sequence encodes:
- the LOC117763604 gene encoding neuronal cell adhesion molecule-like isoform X3, translated as MMERRMDTALLVLLMGHLAAALEVPLDLLEELPQPPTITQQSPKDYIIDPRENIVIHCDAKGKPHPSFSWTRNGTHFDIDEDVNVVMRPHSGTLVVDISREKADHYEGVYQCTARNKHGTAVSHNIVIRQSRSPLWSKERIKQIVVQEGVSLVLPCRPPAGLPPPIIFWMDNNFQRLPQSSRVSQSLNGDLYFSNVLREDSRNDYICYARFPHTQTIQQKQPITVKVLNLEAINDTMAAFYNETDLFSEDPVDERKPTFLIPSGSSSSHTVLRGQVLEMECIAEGLPTPEISWIKLSGDLPTQRMSYLYYQKNLRIVNVSASDAGDYRCSAKNMLGSVHHTIHVSVKASPYWIGGAPRNLVLAPGENGVLTCRASGTPKPSITWAMNGIPIANSPKDLSRKVEEDTIIFTDIQMGSSAVYQCNVSNDHGYLMANAFVNVLSEPPRVLTPANKVYQVIKNHRARIDCAFFGSPIPKITWFKDSRSSTLDGDPYIQHDNGTLEIHTAQARNSGKYTCAARNMLGIYENHVYLEVKEPTRILKQPEYKVVQRGRSVVFECKVKHDPTLVPTMTWLKDDGELPDDERLIVDSDSLTITDVTESDGGVYTCIMNTTLDHDSASAELTVVERPDPPTDLELTDQKKRSVQLTWTPGDEHNSPIQKFLIQYDDSLHHRGHWHNLTEVPGTRTTAHLKLSPYVHYTFRVLALNAMGFSRPSFPSRMFKTEAAAPDENPKDVEGFGTEHDNLVISWKPLTGLQSNGPGLRYRVMWRQKAVESDWTTVTVSNNSRFVVSGTPTFVPYELKVQAVNDHGVGPEPAIARGYSGEDLPVAAPENVQVVVLNSTLAEVHWDPVPHKLIRGHLKGYKVYYWKERSLHKHNPYHMEKLILMFSGNHSHGMVPGLHPFSVYSFNVRVYNGKGEGPVSPTQQFDTPEGVPGAPTSLIVTNSNLDTLTLEWSPPHDRKGRITGYTLKYQPVNNSNELGPVEELALLANETSVTLPNLKYSTRYKFYLNAKTVRGAGPAISQEAVTIVDEALMSLLDVDVGEGSTQSSHPLAQPPPHRLPDEALPVSPFGNVSSSVGEDGPLISWEYWGPEKNVYVEYMVENSEGEQEWQKEPVNGSQNVVLKGLKGGLSYRVRLVAKGHHDQPLHHSEELLVTVPAVASRQVDIATQGWFIGLMCAIALLILILLIICFIQRNKGGKYPVKEKEDAHTDPEFQPMKEDDCTFGEYSDNEDHKPLKGSRTPSNGTVKRDDSDDSLVDYGEGGDGQFNEDGSFIGQYSGKSGSRDTAEGHESSEAPSPINTMNSLNSFV; from the exons atgatggagaggaggatggacaCAGCTCTGCTGGTGCTGTTAATGGGACACCTCGCTGCGGCGCTGGAGGTCCCACTCGACC TTCTGGAAGAAT TGCCACAGCCACCGACCATAACTCAGCAATCCCCCAAGGATTACATCATCGACCCGCGGGAGAACATAGTAATCCACTGTGATGCGAAGGGGAAGCCTCATCCCAG TTTCTCTTGGACGAGAAACGGGACGCATTTCGACATTGACGAGGACGTCAACGTGGTCATGAGGCCGCACTCCGGGACActggtggtggacatcagcagGGAGAAGGCTGATCACTACGAGGGGGTGTACCAGTGCACAGcgagaaacaaacatggaacTGCTGTTTCCCACAACATAGTCATACGACAGTCCA GATCCCCCTTGTGGTCAAAGGAGAGGATCAAGCAAATCGTCGTTCAGGAGGGCGTGTCCTTGGTGCTGCCGTGTCGACCCCCTGCTGGCCTGCCCCCTCCCATCATATTCTGGATGGACAATA ACTTCCAGAGGCTGCCTCAGAGCAGCAGGGTGTCCCAGTCCCTGAACGGAGACCTCTACTTCTCCAACGTTCTCCGAGAGGATTCCAGGAACGACTACATCTGCTACGCCcgcttcccacacacacagaccatcCAGCAGAAACAGCCCATCACCGTCAAGGTCCTCAACC TGGAAGCAATCAATGACACAATGGCAGCTTTTTACAATGAAACTGATTTGTTTAGTG AAGACCCAGTGGATGAGAGGAAGCCGACCTTCCTCATCCCATCTGGCTCCTCCAGCTCCCACACGGTGTTGAGAGGCCAGGTGCTGGAGATGGAGTGTATCGCAGAGGGACT GCCCACCCCAGAAATCTCCTGGATCAAATTGAGCGGCGATCTCCCGACCCAACGCATGTCCTACCTGTACTACCAGAAGAACCTGCGCATCGTGAACGTGTCGGCATCGGACGCGGGAGATTACCGCTGCAGCGCCAAGAACATGCTCGGCTCGGTGCACCACACCATCCACGTCTCTGTCAAAG CTTCTCCATATTGGATCGGCGGCGCTCCCAGGAACCTCGTCCTGGCTCCGGGAGAGAACGGCGTGCTGACCTGCAGGGCCAGTGGCACGCCCAAGCCCTCCATCACCTGGGCGATGAATGGCATCCCCATAGCGA ATTCCCCGAAGGATCTGAGCAGAAAGGTGGAAGAGGACACCATTATCTTCACGGACATACAGATGGGATCCAGCGCCGTCTACCAGTGTAACGTCTCCAATGACCACGGCTACCTCATGGCCAACGCCTTCGTCAATGTCCTCT CGGAGCCACCCAGAGTGCTGACGCCGGCCAACAAGGTCTACCAGGTCATCAAAAACCACCGGGCCCGGATAGACTGCGCTTTCTTTGGGTCACCCATCCCTAAAATTACATG gtTCAAAGACAGCCGCTCCAGCACCCTGGACGGAGATCCGTACATCCAGCATGACAACGGCACTTTAGAGATTCACACAGCTCAGGCCAGAAACAGCGGCAAATACACCTGCGCCGCCAGAAACATGCTGGGGATCTATGAGAATCACGTCtacctggaggtcaaag AACCCACCCGCATCTTGAAGCAGCCCGAGTACAAGGTGGTCCAGAGGGGCAGGTCGGTGGTGTTTGAGTGTAAAGTGAAACATGACCCCACACTCGTCCCCACCATGACCTGGCTCAAAGACGACGGAGAGCTCCCTGACGATGAGAG attaATCGTCGACTCTGACAGCCTCACCATCACTGACGTGACCGAGAGCGACGGGGGCGTGTACACCTGCATCATGAACACAACTCTGGACCACGACTCAGCCAGCGCAGAGCTCACCGTCGTCG AACGACCTGACCCCCCAACTGACCTGGAGCTGACGGaccagaagaagaggagcgtGCAGCTCACATGGACCCCCGGGGATGAGCATAACAGTCCAATTCAGA AATTTCTGATCCAGTATGACGACTCTCTGCACCACCGAGGTCACTGGCACAACCTCACCGAGGTCCCTGGAACCAGGACGACTGCTCACCTCAAGTTGTCTCCCTACGTGCACTACACCTTCAGGGTTTTGGCTCTCAATGCCATGGGCTTCAGTCGGCCCAGCTTCCCCTCCAGGATGTTTAAGACAGAAGCTGCAG CTCCAGACGAGAACCCTAAAGATGTTGAGGGATTTGGAACAGAGCATGACAATCTTGTAATCTCATGGAAG ccgctGACAGGGCTCCAGTCTAATGGCCCAGGGCTTCGTTATCGAGTAATGTGGAGGCAGAAGGCAGTGGAAAGTGATTGGACCACAGTGACTGTGTCCAATAACTCCCGGTTCGTCGTGTCTGGAACGCCCACGTTCGTACCATACGAGCTAAAAGTTCAGGCTGTGAACGACCACGGAGTTGGACCTGAGCCTGCTATCGCCCGCGGCTACTCAGGAGAGGACT TGCCGGTAGCAGCTCCAGAAAACGTTCAGGTGGTGGTGCTGAACAGCACTCTGGCCGAGGTGCACTGGGATCCTGTGCCTCATAAATTAATACGTGGGCATCTCAAAGGATACAAG GTGTACTACTGGAAAGAGCGCAGTCTCCACAAACACAACCCCTACCACATGGAGAAGCTGATCCTGATGTTCAGTGGGAACCACAGCCACGGCATGGTGCCCGGTCTGCACCCCTTCAGCGTCTACTCCTTCAACGTCAGAGTGTATAACGGCAAAGGAGAGGGTCCTGTGAGCCCCACCCAGCAGTTTGACACACCAGaaggag TACCTGGAGCTCCTACTTCCCTGATAGTCACCAACTCAAACCTGGACACCTTAACCCTTGAATGGAGTCCTCCCCATGATCGTAAAGGACGCATCACTGGCTACACCCTCAAATATCAGCCAG TCAATAACTCCAATGAGCTGGGCCCAGTGGAGGAGCTGGCCCTGCTCGCCAATGAGACCTCAGTCACTTTGCCCAACCTCAAGTACAGCACGCGCTACAAGTTTTATTTGAATGCCAAAACAGTCAGGGGAGCGGGCCCAGCCATTTCTCAGGAGGCTGTCACCATCGTGGATGAAG CTCTAATGTCACTGCTTGACGTAGATGTGGGCGAAG GAAGCACCCAATCCTCTCATCCCCTTGCACAGCCTCCTCCACACCGCCTCCCCGACGAGG CACTGCCGGTGAGTCCTTTCGGGAACGTTAGTTCCTCGGTTGGAGAGGATGGGCCCCTCATCAGTTGGGAGTACTGGGGCCCGGAGAAAAACGTTTATGTAGAGTACATGGTAGAAAACA GTGAAGGTGAACAGGAATGGCAGAAAGAGCCGGTGAACGGCTCTCAGAACGTTGTGCTGAAGGGCTTAAAGGGGGGCCTCTCCTATAGGGTGCGCTTGGTGGCCAAAGGTCACCACGACCAGCCGCTCCACCACTCCGAGGAGCTGTTGGTCACGGTTCCAG CTGTGGCGAGCAGACAGGTGGACATCGCCACTCAGGGATGGTTCATCGGCCTCATGTGTGCCATCGCTCTGCTCATCCtgatcctcctcatcatctgcTTCATCCAGAGGAATAAAGGAGGGAAATACCCCG TCAAAGAGAAGgaggacgcacacacagacccaGAGTTCCAGCCCATGAAAGAAGACGACTGCACTTTTGGGGAATACAG tgACAATGAGGACCATAAGCCGTTAAAAGGGAGCCGCACGCCGTCTAACGGGACAGTTAAGCGGGACGACAGTGACGACAGTTTAGTTGACTACGGGGAAGGAGGAGACGGACAGTTCAACGAGGACGGCTCGTTTATCGGCCAGTATAGCGGGAAGAGCGGCAGCAGGGACACGGCCGAGGGCCACGAGAGCTCGGAGGCCCCGTCCCCCATTAACACCATGAACTCCTTGAACTCATTTGTGTAG
- the LOC117763604 gene encoding neuronal cell adhesion molecule-like isoform X15 has translation MMERRMDTALLVLLMGHLAAALEVPLDLPQPPTITQQSPKDYIIDPRENIVIHCDAKGKPHPSFSWTRNGTHFDIDEDVNVVMRPHSGTLVVDISREKADHYEGVYQCTARNKHGTAVSHNIVIRQSRSPLWSKERIKQIVVQEGVSLVLPCRPPAGLPPPIIFWMDNNFQRLPQSSRVSQSLNGDLYFSNVLREDSRNDYICYARFPHTQTIQQKQPITVKVLNLEAINDTMAAFYNETDLFSEDPVDERKPTFLIPSGSSSSHTVLRGQVLEMECIAEGLPTPEISWIKLSGDLPTQRMSYLYYQKNLRIVNVSASDAGDYRCSAKNMLGSVHHTIHVSVKASPYWIGGAPRNLVLAPGENGVLTCRASGTPKPSITWAMNGIPIANSPKDLSRKVEEDTIIFTDIQMGSSAVYQCNVSNDHGYLMANAFVNVLSEPPRVLTPANKVYQVIKNHRARIDCAFFGSPIPKITWFKDSRSSTLDGDPYIQHDNGTLEIHTAQARNSGKYTCAARNMLGIYENHVYLEVKEPTRILKQPEYKVVQRGRSVVFECKVKHDPTLVPTMTWLKDDGELPDDERLIVDSDSLTITDVTESDGGVYTCIMNTTLDHDSASAELTVVEATPTPAVVYERPDPPTDLELTDQKKRSVQLTWTPGDEHNSPIQKFLIQYDDSLHHRGHWHNLTEVPGTRTTAHLKLSPYVHYTFRVLALNAMGFSRPSFPSRMFKTEAAAPDENPKDVEGFGTEHDNLVISWKPLTGLQSNGPGLRYRVMWRQKAVESDWTTVTVSNNSRFVVSGTPTFVPYELKVQAVNDHGVGPEPAIARGYSGEDLPVAAPENVQVVVLNSTLAEVHWDPVPHKLIRGHLKGYKVYYWKERSLHKHNPYHMEKLILMFSGNHSHGMVPGLHPFSVYSFNVRVYNGKGEGPVSPTQQFDTPEGVPGAPTSLIVTNSNLDTLTLEWSPPHDRKGRITGYTLKYQPVNNSNELGPVEELALLANETSVTLPNLKYSTRYKFYLNAKTVRGAGPAISQEAVTIVDEAVASRQVDIATQGWFIGLMCAIALLILILLIICFIQRNKGGKYPVKEKEDAHTDPEFQPMKEDDCTFGEYSDNEDHKPLKGSRTPSNGTVKRDDSDDSLVDYGEGGDGQFNEDGSFIGQYSGKSGSRDTAEGHESSEAPSPINTMNSLNSFV, from the exons atgatggagaggaggatggacaCAGCTCTGCTGGTGCTGTTAATGGGACACCTCGCTGCGGCGCTGGAGGTCCCACTCGACC TGCCACAGCCACCGACCATAACTCAGCAATCCCCCAAGGATTACATCATCGACCCGCGGGAGAACATAGTAATCCACTGTGATGCGAAGGGGAAGCCTCATCCCAG TTTCTCTTGGACGAGAAACGGGACGCATTTCGACATTGACGAGGACGTCAACGTGGTCATGAGGCCGCACTCCGGGACActggtggtggacatcagcagGGAGAAGGCTGATCACTACGAGGGGGTGTACCAGTGCACAGcgagaaacaaacatggaacTGCTGTTTCCCACAACATAGTCATACGACAGTCCA GATCCCCCTTGTGGTCAAAGGAGAGGATCAAGCAAATCGTCGTTCAGGAGGGCGTGTCCTTGGTGCTGCCGTGTCGACCCCCTGCTGGCCTGCCCCCTCCCATCATATTCTGGATGGACAATA ACTTCCAGAGGCTGCCTCAGAGCAGCAGGGTGTCCCAGTCCCTGAACGGAGACCTCTACTTCTCCAACGTTCTCCGAGAGGATTCCAGGAACGACTACATCTGCTACGCCcgcttcccacacacacagaccatcCAGCAGAAACAGCCCATCACCGTCAAGGTCCTCAACC TGGAAGCAATCAATGACACAATGGCAGCTTTTTACAATGAAACTGATTTGTTTAGTG AAGACCCAGTGGATGAGAGGAAGCCGACCTTCCTCATCCCATCTGGCTCCTCCAGCTCCCACACGGTGTTGAGAGGCCAGGTGCTGGAGATGGAGTGTATCGCAGAGGGACT GCCCACCCCAGAAATCTCCTGGATCAAATTGAGCGGCGATCTCCCGACCCAACGCATGTCCTACCTGTACTACCAGAAGAACCTGCGCATCGTGAACGTGTCGGCATCGGACGCGGGAGATTACCGCTGCAGCGCCAAGAACATGCTCGGCTCGGTGCACCACACCATCCACGTCTCTGTCAAAG CTTCTCCATATTGGATCGGCGGCGCTCCCAGGAACCTCGTCCTGGCTCCGGGAGAGAACGGCGTGCTGACCTGCAGGGCCAGTGGCACGCCCAAGCCCTCCATCACCTGGGCGATGAATGGCATCCCCATAGCGA ATTCCCCGAAGGATCTGAGCAGAAAGGTGGAAGAGGACACCATTATCTTCACGGACATACAGATGGGATCCAGCGCCGTCTACCAGTGTAACGTCTCCAATGACCACGGCTACCTCATGGCCAACGCCTTCGTCAATGTCCTCT CGGAGCCACCCAGAGTGCTGACGCCGGCCAACAAGGTCTACCAGGTCATCAAAAACCACCGGGCCCGGATAGACTGCGCTTTCTTTGGGTCACCCATCCCTAAAATTACATG gtTCAAAGACAGCCGCTCCAGCACCCTGGACGGAGATCCGTACATCCAGCATGACAACGGCACTTTAGAGATTCACACAGCTCAGGCCAGAAACAGCGGCAAATACACCTGCGCCGCCAGAAACATGCTGGGGATCTATGAGAATCACGTCtacctggaggtcaaag AACCCACCCGCATCTTGAAGCAGCCCGAGTACAAGGTGGTCCAGAGGGGCAGGTCGGTGGTGTTTGAGTGTAAAGTGAAACATGACCCCACACTCGTCCCCACCATGACCTGGCTCAAAGACGACGGAGAGCTCCCTGACGATGAGAG attaATCGTCGACTCTGACAGCCTCACCATCACTGACGTGACCGAGAGCGACGGGGGCGTGTACACCTGCATCATGAACACAACTCTGGACCACGACTCAGCCAGCGCAGAGCTCACCGTCGTCG AGGCCACGCCAACTCCAGCTGTTGTCTACG AACGACCTGACCCCCCAACTGACCTGGAGCTGACGGaccagaagaagaggagcgtGCAGCTCACATGGACCCCCGGGGATGAGCATAACAGTCCAATTCAGA AATTTCTGATCCAGTATGACGACTCTCTGCACCACCGAGGTCACTGGCACAACCTCACCGAGGTCCCTGGAACCAGGACGACTGCTCACCTCAAGTTGTCTCCCTACGTGCACTACACCTTCAGGGTTTTGGCTCTCAATGCCATGGGCTTCAGTCGGCCCAGCTTCCCCTCCAGGATGTTTAAGACAGAAGCTGCAG CTCCAGACGAGAACCCTAAAGATGTTGAGGGATTTGGAACAGAGCATGACAATCTTGTAATCTCATGGAAG ccgctGACAGGGCTCCAGTCTAATGGCCCAGGGCTTCGTTATCGAGTAATGTGGAGGCAGAAGGCAGTGGAAAGTGATTGGACCACAGTGACTGTGTCCAATAACTCCCGGTTCGTCGTGTCTGGAACGCCCACGTTCGTACCATACGAGCTAAAAGTTCAGGCTGTGAACGACCACGGAGTTGGACCTGAGCCTGCTATCGCCCGCGGCTACTCAGGAGAGGACT TGCCGGTAGCAGCTCCAGAAAACGTTCAGGTGGTGGTGCTGAACAGCACTCTGGCCGAGGTGCACTGGGATCCTGTGCCTCATAAATTAATACGTGGGCATCTCAAAGGATACAAG GTGTACTACTGGAAAGAGCGCAGTCTCCACAAACACAACCCCTACCACATGGAGAAGCTGATCCTGATGTTCAGTGGGAACCACAGCCACGGCATGGTGCCCGGTCTGCACCCCTTCAGCGTCTACTCCTTCAACGTCAGAGTGTATAACGGCAAAGGAGAGGGTCCTGTGAGCCCCACCCAGCAGTTTGACACACCAGaaggag TACCTGGAGCTCCTACTTCCCTGATAGTCACCAACTCAAACCTGGACACCTTAACCCTTGAATGGAGTCCTCCCCATGATCGTAAAGGACGCATCACTGGCTACACCCTCAAATATCAGCCAG TCAATAACTCCAATGAGCTGGGCCCAGTGGAGGAGCTGGCCCTGCTCGCCAATGAGACCTCAGTCACTTTGCCCAACCTCAAGTACAGCACGCGCTACAAGTTTTATTTGAATGCCAAAACAGTCAGGGGAGCGGGCCCAGCCATTTCTCAGGAGGCTGTCACCATCGTGGATGAAG CTGTGGCGAGCAGACAGGTGGACATCGCCACTCAGGGATGGTTCATCGGCCTCATGTGTGCCATCGCTCTGCTCATCCtgatcctcctcatcatctgcTTCATCCAGAGGAATAAAGGAGGGAAATACCCCG TCAAAGAGAAGgaggacgcacacacagacccaGAGTTCCAGCCCATGAAAGAAGACGACTGCACTTTTGGGGAATACAG tgACAATGAGGACCATAAGCCGTTAAAAGGGAGCCGCACGCCGTCTAACGGGACAGTTAAGCGGGACGACAGTGACGACAGTTTAGTTGACTACGGGGAAGGAGGAGACGGACAGTTCAACGAGGACGGCTCGTTTATCGGCCAGTATAGCGGGAAGAGCGGCAGCAGGGACACGGCCGAGGGCCACGAGAGCTCGGAGGCCCCGTCCCCCATTAACACCATGAACTCCTTGAACTCATTTGTGTAG